The following are from one region of the Candidatus Parvarchaeota archaeon genome:
- a CDS encoding replication factor C small subunit, whose translation MTDFLPWTEKYRPKVLSEIIGQGQIVESLKSFVKEKNMPSLLFAGPPGCGKTTATLALAHELYGDSYRGSVLELNASVTPETPILIREKGEVLRTTFAYLAKKYYGDGCEDSRREINGIEILSVDREHKVHFLPATKIFRHRKSEVVSIRYEGGAVRTSLDHSVIVLDGSAEMVSKKAGELRAGDFLITFAKEIDGRRQNIDLSDYAPQTHNLLRSGVVRNPKTGHVFEQKELNEQTAWMMGLYLAEGCLSFRNGTSGQIIFTVGYPQEMNIVNSLEETFEGEFGLRGSTVFGKSGFDRTRTSSIQFRVMNTQLAAYFAEKFYDGTRKYARTKRIPSSVFSSDLPVRIRFLQGYMGDATGEWGKCVRYASKSKSNLIDVAWLGRICGISTSIFKDEVRAVWKLPSYSYIRTELLPAEPLIRIVKGLQNKNPKYFLRHQLYSKRSKRLSKSMIKEFAARYGKEVKGEANRKILANLLKLADSPLSVVMVKKTEVENYDGYVYDVSVPGSETFFGGTAPVLLHNSDERGIDIVRGAIKDFARTVAITGTPFKIIFLDEADALTPDAQHALRRTMEMYATVTRFILSCNYSSKIIEPIQSRCSVFRFKPLAEQEVLAIIDMVAEREGLKIGKEAKEAVVYLSEGDMRKATNILQGCAIHSKTITADSVYKSTSRAKPVEVKQMLDFAYEGKFMPARKKLEELMATYGMSAEDVMGAVYKEVQSLEIPDLKKVEIIDSLGEMNFRVVEGANERIQLEALLARIMLIGAGK comes from the coding sequence ATGACTGATTTTCTTCCTTGGACGGAAAAGTACAGGCCAAAAGTCCTCTCCGAGATAATCGGCCAGGGGCAAATTGTCGAAAGCCTCAAGTCTTTTGTCAAGGAAAAAAACATGCCAAGCCTTCTTTTTGCAGGCCCTCCAGGGTGCGGCAAGACAACTGCGACCCTTGCCCTTGCACACGAATTGTACGGGGATTCTTACAGGGGAAGCGTGCTTGAGCTCAATGCTTCCGTCACGCCAGAAACGCCGATTCTGATAAGGGAAAAAGGCGAGGTATTGCGAACGACCTTTGCCTATTTGGCAAAAAAATATTATGGAGACGGCTGCGAAGATTCACGAAGAGAAATCAATGGCATCGAAATACTCTCTGTTGACAGGGAGCATAAAGTCCATTTTCTGCCTGCAACTAAAATATTCAGGCACCGGAAATCCGAAGTAGTTTCCATAAGATACGAGGGCGGGGCTGTCCGTACAAGCCTGGACCACTCAGTAATTGTTCTTGACGGGAGCGCCGAGATGGTCTCAAAGAAGGCAGGCGAACTTCGAGCAGGAGATTTTCTAATCACTTTTGCCAAGGAAATTGACGGCAGAAGGCAGAACATTGACCTTTCGGACTACGCGCCTCAAACCCATAACCTTCTGAGGAGTGGAGTTGTGAGAAATCCAAAGACAGGGCACGTGTTTGAGCAGAAGGAACTCAACGAGCAGACTGCATGGATGATGGGGCTGTATCTTGCAGAAGGATGCCTGTCTTTCAGGAACGGCACGAGCGGGCAGATTATTTTTACTGTTGGCTATCCACAGGAAATGAACATCGTAAACTCCCTTGAGGAAACGTTTGAAGGTGAGTTTGGGCTTCGCGGCAGCACTGTTTTTGGGAAATCGGGCTTTGACAGGACAAGAACGTCCTCTATTCAGTTCAGAGTAATGAATACCCAGCTCGCAGCGTATTTTGCCGAAAAGTTCTATGATGGAACGCGCAAATATGCCAGGACAAAACGCATTCCTTCTTCGGTATTCTCTTCAGACCTGCCAGTCAGGATAAGGTTCTTGCAAGGATATATGGGCGATGCCACTGGAGAATGGGGGAAATGCGTCCGATACGCGTCAAAATCAAAGTCAAATCTAATAGATGTTGCATGGCTTGGGCGTATCTGCGGGATAAGCACATCAATCTTCAAAGATGAAGTTCGCGCAGTCTGGAAACTCCCAAGCTATTCTTATATAAGGACAGAACTCTTGCCAGCCGAACCGCTCATAAGGATAGTGAAGGGGCTGCAAAACAAAAATCCAAAATATTTCCTGCGGCACCAGTTGTATTCAAAGAGGAGCAAGCGGCTGTCAAAGAGTATGATAAAGGAATTTGCTGCGCGATACGGGAAAGAAGTCAAAGGGGAGGCAAACAGGAAAATTCTGGCAAATCTGCTGAAGCTTGCCGACTCACCGCTGTCCGTCGTTATGGTGAAAAAAACTGAAGTGGAGAACTATGACGGATATGTATATGATGTTTCTGTGCCTGGCTCGGAAACGTTTTTTGGGGGAACGGCGCCGGTTCTTCTTCATAATTCTGACGAGCGGGGCATTGACATTGTGCGGGGGGCAATCAAGGATTTTGCAAGGACTGTTGCGATAACAGGCACTCCGTTCAAGATAATATTCCTAGATGAGGCTGATGCGCTTACGCCCGACGCGCAGCACGCGCTGAGGCGCACAATGGAGATGTATGCGACAGTGACAAGGTTCATACTCTCCTGCAACTATTCCTCAAAGATAATAGAGCCCATACAGTCAAGATGCTCGGTTTTCCGCTTCAAGCCCCTTGCAGAGCAGGAGGTGCTTGCGATAATTGACATGGTTGCGGAAAGGGAGGGATTGAAAATCGGGAAGGAGGCAAAGGAGGCGGTTGTTTACCTGTCTGAAGGCGACATGCGCAAGGCAACAAACATACTCCAGGGGTGCGCAATACACTCAAAAACAATAACCGCGGATAGCGTCTACAAATCCACAAGCAGGGCAAAGCCTGTTGAGGTAAAGCAGATGCTCGACTTTGCCTATGAGGGAAAGTTCATGCCTGCTCGCAAAAAGCTTGAGGAGCTTATGGCGACCTACGGCATGTCGGCCGAGGATGTCATGGGTGCTGTATATAAGGAAGTGCAAAGCCTTGAAATTCCCGACCTGAAAAAAGTCGAAATAATAGATTCGCTAGGCGAGATGAATTTCCGCGTTGTAGAGGGCGCAAACGAGCGCATCCAGCTTGAAGCCCTGCTTGCAAGGATAATGCTGATTGGGGCTGGGAAGTAG